Proteins from a single region of Sylvia atricapilla isolate bSylAtr1 chromosome 7, bSylAtr1.pri, whole genome shotgun sequence:
- the LOC136363749 gene encoding LOW QUALITY PROTEIN: ly6/PLAUR domain-containing protein 6B-like (The sequence of the model RefSeq protein was modified relative to this genomic sequence to represent the inferred CDS: inserted 1 base in 1 codon; deleted 2 bases in 2 codons) — protein sequence MVFLEETHLRIGLSLVPSFFVFYLSFLALXKEGISISAVPHHSILLPNLALDPGLQPEEIWTILWKTVLEAHRELRPEGCGFPCAVTPRMGLFRRALPGALLPFLILSGIWVSAENINFYNVRLPLDPTPFPNSFKCFTCDNAVDNYNCNRWAEDRWCPESTRYCLTAHLFTAHGESTSVTKKCATGEECHLVGCHRHGDSGHTECVSCCEGMICNVEIPTNSTNAVFAVLQARRTSGSGRGAPSLALLVTTVTMVTTTTLS from the exons ATGGTTTTCCTGGAGGAAACTCAT CTCAGGATTGGGCTGAGCCTCGTTCcttcattttttgtcttttatttgtcttttctggCAC GAAAGGAGGGAATTTCAATTTCTGCAGTGCCACACCACTCA ATTCTCCTGCCTAATCTTGCTTTAGATCCCGGTCTGCAGCCAGAAGAAATC TGGACCATCCTATGGAAAACAGTGTTGGAAGCACACAGGGAGCTGAG GCCTGAGGGGTGCGGGTTTCCATGTGCGGTGACTCCCAGGATGGGGCTGTTCCGGCGCGCGCTGCCCGGAGcccttctccccttcctcatcctctcaGGAATTTGGGTTTCAGCTGAAAACATCAACTTCTACAACGTCAGGCTGCCACTGGACC CCACTCCATTCCCAAACAGCTTCAAGTGCTTCACCTGTGACAACGCAGTGGACAACTACAACTGCAACAGATGGGCCGAGGACAGGTGGTGTCCTGAAA GCACTCGGTATTGCCTGACTGCTCACCTGTTCACCGCCCACGGCGAGAGCACCTCGGTCACCAAGAAATGTGCCACGGGTGAGGAGTGTCACCTGGTGGGCTGCCACCGCCACGGGGACAGCGGCCACACA gagtGCGTTTCCTGCTGTGAAGGCATGATCTGCAACGTGGAGATCCCCACCAACTCCACCAACGCCGTGTTTGCCGTGCTGCAGGCCCGCAGGACATCCGGGTCTGGCCGGGGCGCGCCCAGCCTGGCGCTGCTGGTGACAACGGTGACAATGGTGACCACCACAACGCTGTCCTGA